The following coding sequences are from one Stigmatopora nigra isolate UIUO_SnigA chromosome 10, RoL_Snig_1.1, whole genome shotgun sequence window:
- the LOC144202859 gene encoding protein kinase C delta type-like, whose translation MAPFLRIAFNAYDVGDLPAHSEPPICAIKMKESVSTERGKTLIQKKPTMYPSWKSAFDAHIYEGRVLEVVLMQNAEEALAKAAVDVSVLAERCKASKTNGRAEFWMDLIPSGKVQIAVQYFLEDSDATQNKTSVRVSPEDGLVTLTKRRGAFKQPRIHVIKNHEFSATFFHQPTFCSVCREFLWGLKRQGYKCRQCNAAIHKKCIEKIIGRCTGTAANSRDTMFKKERFKIDMPHRFKFYNYRSPTFCDHCGSLLWGLYKQGLKCEDCCMNVHSYCQKKVANLCGINQKLLAEALSQVSKKSLKKSDATATEEIGIYQDLSAGSAPGADKNGKVNDSSSSVAPSVKRPHLTLNHLVFHKVLGKGSFGKVLLAELKGRGQYYAVKVLKKDVVLMDDDVECTMVEKRVLALAWENPFLTHLYSTFQSKEHLFFVMEYLNGGDLMFHIQDKGRFDLARATFYSAEILVGLQFLHSKGIIYRDLKLDNVMLDKDGHIKIADFGMCKENVFGDVRASTFCGTPDYIAPEILLGHKYTFSVDWWSFGVLLYEMLIGQSPFQGDDEDELFESIRSDTPHFPRWITKEAKKLLELLFERDPTRRLGVVGNIRAEPFFKSINWPSLEKRQEEPPFKPKVKSPSDCSNFDREFLSEKPRLSHGDKNLIESMDQSAFFGFSFVNPKLEHLISK comes from the exons ATGGCACCCTTCCTGCGCATCGCCTTCAATGCATATGATGTGGGTGACCTGCCTGCTCATTCTGAACCCCCGATTTGTGCCATAAAGATGAAAGAGTCTGTCAGCACAG AACGAGGGAAAACACTGATTCAGAAGAAGCCCACtatgtatccatcatggaaatCTGCTTTCGACGCTCATATATATGAGGGTCGTGTTCTGGAAGTGGTTCTGATGCAGAACGCTGAAGAGGCCTTGGCAAAGGCTGCTGTTGATGTGTCTGTGCTCGCAGAACGCTGTAAGGCATCCAAGACCAATGGTCGTGCTGAATTCTGGATGGACTTGATCCCATCAGGGAAAGTCCAAATTGCTGTACAGTATTTCCTGGAGGACAGTGATGCAA cacaaaacaaaacatctgtGAGAGTTTCTCCAGAGGATGGACTCGTAACCCTGACCAAGAGGAGGGGTGCTTTCAAACAGCCCAGGATTCACGTCATCAAGAATCATGAGTTTTCTGCCACTTTTTTCCACCAGCCTACTTTTTGCTCTGTGTGCAGAGAGTTTCTCTG GGGTCTGAAAAGGCAAGGCTACAAATGCAGAC AATGCAATGCCGCAATTCACAAGAAGTGCATCGAAAAGATCATTGGAAGGTGCACCGGAACTGCAGCAAACAGTCGTGACACAATG TTCAAGAAAGAGCGCTTCAAGATTGATATGCCACATCGCTTCAAGTTCTATAACTACAGAAGCCCCACCTTCTGTGACCACTGTGGTAGTCTGCTCTGGGGTCTTTACAAACAGGGCCTCAAATGTGAAG ACTGTTGTATGAACGTTCATAGTTATTGTCAGAAAAAAGTGGCCAATCTCTGTGGAATTAACCAGAAGCTACTTGCTGAGGCTCTTTCTCAAGTCTCCAAG AAATCCTTGAAGAAGTCTGACGCCACCGCTACAGAGGAAATTGGGATCTACCAAGACCTTAGTGCAGGGTCGGCCCCTGGTG CTGATAAAAATGGGAAAGTGAACGACAGCTCGAGTTCAGTTGCACCCTCTGTTAAGCGGCCACACCTCACCCTCAACCACCTGGTCTTCCATAAGGTTTTGGGCAAAGGAAGCTTTGGCAAA GTCCTGCTGGCTGAGCTCAAGGGCCGAGGACAGTACTATGCAGTGAAGGTTCTCAAAAAAGACGTGGTTCTTATGGATGATGACGTCGAGTGTACCATGGTGGAGAAACGAGTTCTTGCCCTTGCTTGGGAAAACCCCTTCCTCACACACCTTTACTCTACCTTCCAGTCTAAA GAACATCTCTTTTTTGTGATGGAGTATCTCAATGGAGGCGACTTGATGTTCCACATCCAAGACAAAGGCCGTTTTGATCTAGCCCGAGCCAC ATTCTATTCTGCTGAGATATTAGTAGGGCTGCAGTTTCTTCACTCAAAAGGAATAATCTACAG GGATCTGAAACTGGATAACGTGATGCTGGACAAGGATGGGCACATCAAAATAGCAGACTTCGGCATGTGTAAGGAGAATGTCTTTGGAGATGTCCGGGCCTCAACGTTCTGTGGGACACCAGACTATATTGCACCAGAG ATTCTCTTGGGACACAAATATACCTTCTCAGTAGACTGGTGGTCTTTTGGCGTGCTGCTGTATGAAATGCTCATTGGTCAGTCACCTTTCCAAGGGGATGATGAAGATGAGCTGTTTGAGTCCATCCGGTCAGACACCCCTCACTTTCCTCGGTGGATAACCAAGGAAGCCAAGAAATTGCTTGAGCTG TTATTTGAGCGAGATCCGACTCGTAGGCTTGGTGTTGTTGGGAACATCCGTGCAGAGCCCTTCTTCAAAAGTATCAACTGGCCGTCTCTGGAGAAGAGACAAGAGGAGCCTCCTTTCAAGCCCAAAGTG AAATCCCCAAGTGACTGCAGCAACTTTGACAGAGAGTTCTTAAGTGAAAAGCCTCGACTTTCTCATGGTGACAAGAACCTCATCGAATCTATGGATCAGTCAGCATTTTTTGGATTTTCCTTTGTCAACCCTAAATTGGAACACCTGATAAGCAAatga